Proteins encoded in a region of the Homo sapiens chromosome 15 genomic scaffold, GRCh38.p14 alternate locus group ALT_REF_LOCI_2 HSCHR15_4_CTG8 genome:
- the FAN1 gene encoding fanconi-associated nuclease 1 isoform X4 produces MMSEGKPPDKKRPRRSLSISKNKKKASNSIISCFNNAPPAKLACPVCSKMVPRYDLNRHLDEMCANNDFVQVDPGQVGLINSNVSMVDLTSVTLEDVTPKKSPPPKTNLTPGQSDSAKREVKQKISPYFKSNDVVCKNQDELRNRSVKVICLGSLASKLSRKYVKAKKSIDKDEEFAGSSPQSSKSTVVKSLIDNSSEIEDEDQILENSSQKENVFKCDSLKEECIPEHMVRGSKIMEAESQKATRECEKSALTPGFSDNAIMLFSPDFTLRNTLKSTSEDSLVKQECIKEVVEKREACHCEEVKMTVASEAKIQLSDSEAKSHSSADDASAWSNIQEAPLQDDSCLNNDIPHSIPLEQGSSCNGPGQTTGHPYYLRSFLVVLKTVLENEDDMLLFDEQEKGIVTKFYQLSATGQKLYVRLFQRKLSWIKMTKLEYEEIALDLTPVIEELTNAGFLQTESELQELSEVLELLSAPELKSLAKTFHLVNPNGQKQQLVDAFLKLAKQRSVCTWGKNKPGIGAVILKRAKALAGQSVRICKGPRAVFSRILLLFSLTDSMEDEDAACGGQGQLSTVLLVNLGRMEFPSYTINRKTHIFQDRDDLIRVRSSG; encoded by the exons ATGATGTCAGAAGGGAAACCTCCTGACAAAAAAAGGCCTCGTAGAAGCTTATCAATCagcaagaataagaaaaaagcatCTAATTCTATTATTTCGTGTTTTAACAATGCACCACCTGCTAAACTTGCCTGCCCCGTTTGCAGTAAAATGGTGCCTAGATATGACTTAAACCGGCACCTTGATGAAATGTGTGCTAACAATGACTTCGTTCAAGTGGATCCAGGGCAGGTTGGCTTAATAAATTCAAATGTGTCTATGGTAGATTTAACCAGTGTTACCTTAGAAGATGTAACACCTAAGAAGTCACCACCACCAAAGACAAATTTAACCCCTGGCCAAAGTGATTCAGCAAAAAGGGAAGTAAAGCAGAAGATCAGTCCCTACTTTAAAAGTAATGATGTGGTGTGCAAAAATCAAGATGAGCTGAGAAATCGTAGTGTGAAAGTCATTTGTTTGGGAAGCCTAGCATCTAAATTGTCCAGAAAATACGTAAAGGCTAAAAAATCAATAGATAAGGATGAAGAATTTGCCGGTTCTAGTCCACAGAGTTCCAAATCCACAGTTGTTAAGAGCCTGATTGATAACTCTTCAGAAATTGAGGACGAGGATCAAATTTTGGAGAACAGTTCTCAAAAAGAAAACGTGTTTAAATGTGATTCTCTAAAGGAAGAGTGCATTCCTGAACATATGGTAAGAGGAAGTAAAATAATGGAAGCCGAAAGCCAAAAGGCTACCCGGGAATGTGAGAAATCAGCCCTCACCCCTGGATTCTCAGATAATGCGATCATGTTATTCTCACCAGATTTCACTCTTAGGAATACATTAAAGTCTACTTCAGAAGACAGTCTTGTAAAGCAAGAGTGTATCAAAGAAGTGGTTGAAAAACGTGAGGCATGTCATTGTGAAGAAGTAAAAATGACTGTTGCTTCAGAAGCTAAAATACAGCTGTCAGATTCAGAGGCAAAATCTCATAGTTCTGCAGATGATGCTTCTGCATGGAGTAACATCCAAGAGGCTCCTCTGCAGGATGACAGTTGCTTAAACAATGATATCCCTCACAGCATTCCTTTGGAGCAGGGGTCAAGCTGCAATGGTCCTGGTCAAACAACCGGTCATCCTTACTACCTTCGGAGTTTCCTTGTGGTGCTGAAAACCGTACTTGAGAATGAAGATGATATGTTGCTCTTTGATGAGCAGGAGAAGGGAATTGTAACTAAATTTTATCAGTTATCAG CTACTGGTCAGAAGTTATATGTAAGGCTCTTTCAACGTAAATTAAGCTGGATTAAGATGACCAAATTAGAGTATGAAGAGATTGCCTTAGACTTAACACCTGTGATTGAAGAATTGACGAATGCAGGCTTTCTACAGACAG AATCTGAGTTGCAAGAACTCTCTGAAGTGCTTGAACTCCTTTCTGCTCCTGAACTAAAATCCCTAGCCAAGACCTTCCACTTGGTGAATCCCAATGGACAGAAACAGCAGCTGGTGGACGCCTTTCTCAAATTGGCCAAACAGCGTTCAGTCTGCACTTGGGGCAAGAATAAGCCTGGAATTGGTGCAGTGattttaaaaag AGCCAAAGCCTTGGCTGGACAGTCAGTACGAATCTGTAAAGGCCCCAGGGCTGTGTTTTCCCGCATCTTGCTACTGTTTTCGTTGACCGACTCAATGGAAGATGAAGACGCCGCTTGTGGAGGTCAGGGACAGCTTTCAACAGTCCTGTTGGTCAACCTCGGCCGAATGGAGTTTCCTAGTTACACCATCAATCGGAAAACCCACATCTTCCAAGACAGAGATGATCTTATCAG AGTGAGATCTAGTGGCTAG
- the FAN1 gene encoding fanconi-associated nuclease 1 isoform b (isoform b is encoded by transcript variant 2), giving the protein MMSEGKPPDKKRPRRSLSISKNKKKASNSIISCFNNAPPAKLACPVCSKMVPRYDLNRHLDEMCANNDFVQVDPGQVGLINSNVSMVDLTSVTLEDVTPKKSPPPKTNLTPGQSDSAKREVKQKISPYFKSNDVVCKNQDELRNRSVKVICLGSLASKLSRKYVKAKKSIDKDEEFAGSSPQSSKSTVVKSLIDNSSEIEDEDQILENSSQKENVFKCDSLKEECIPEHMVRGSKIMEAESQKATRECEKSALTPGFSDNAIMLFSPDFTLRNTLKSTSEDSLVKQECIKEVVEKREACHCEEVKMTVASEAKIQLSDSEAKSHSSADDASAWSNIQEAPLQDDSCLNNDIPHSIPLEQGSSCNGPGQTTGHPYYLRSFLVVLKTVLENEDDMLLFDEQEKGIVTKFYQLSATGQKLYVRLFQRKLSWIKMTKLEYEEIALDLTPVIEELTNAGFLQTESELQELSEVLELLSAPELKSLAKTFHLVNPNGQKQQLVDAFLKLAKQRSVCTWGKNKPGIGAVILKRFCWLLLQ; this is encoded by the exons ATGATGTCAGAAGGGAAACCTCCTGACAAAAAAAGGCCTCGTAGAAGCTTATCAATCagcaagaataagaaaaaagcatCTAATTCTATTATTTCGTGTTTTAACAATGCACCACCTGCTAAACTTGCCTGCCCCGTTTGCAGTAAAATGGTGCCTAGATATGACTTAAACCGGCACCTTGATGAAATGTGTGCTAACAATGACTTCGTTCAAGTGGATCCAGGGCAGGTTGGCTTAATAAATTCAAATGTGTCTATGGTAGATTTAACCAGTGTTACCTTAGAAGATGTAACACCTAAGAAGTCACCACCACCAAAGACAAATTTAACCCCTGGCCAAAGTGATTCAGCAAAAAGGGAAGTAAAGCAGAAGATCAGTCCCTACTTTAAAAGTAATGATGTGGTGTGCAAAAATCAAGATGAGCTGAGAAATCGTAGTGTGAAAGTCATTTGTTTGGGAAGCCTAGCATCTAAATTGTCCAGAAAATACGTAAAGGCTAAAAAATCAATAGATAAGGATGAAGAATTTGCCGGTTCTAGTCCACAGAGTTCCAAATCCACAGTTGTTAAGAGCCTGATTGATAACTCTTCAGAAATTGAGGACGAGGATCAAATTTTGGAGAACAGTTCTCAAAAAGAAAACGTGTTTAAATGTGATTCTCTAAAGGAAGAGTGCATTCCTGAACATATGGTAAGAGGAAGTAAAATAATGGAAGCCGAAAGCCAAAAGGCTACCCGGGAATGTGAGAAATCAGCCCTCACCCCTGGATTCTCAGATAATGCGATCATGTTATTCTCACCAGATTTCACTCTTAGGAATACATTAAAGTCTACTTCAGAAGACAGTCTTGTAAAGCAAGAGTGTATCAAAGAAGTGGTTGAAAAACGTGAGGCATGTCATTGTGAAGAAGTAAAAATGACTGTTGCTTCAGAAGCTAAAATACAGCTGTCAGATTCAGAGGCAAAATCTCATAGTTCTGCAGATGATGCTTCTGCATGGAGTAACATCCAAGAGGCTCCTCTGCAGGATGACAGTTGCTTAAACAATGATATCCCTCACAGCATTCCTTTGGAGCAGGGGTCAAGCTGCAATGGTCCTGGTCAAACAACCGGTCATCCTTACTACCTTCGGAGTTTCCTTGTGGTGCTGAAAACCGTACTTGAGAATGAAGATGATATGTTGCTCTTTGATGAGCAGGAGAAGGGAATTGTAACTAAATTTTATCAGTTATCAG CTACTGGTCAGAAGTTATATGTAAGGCTCTTTCAACGTAAATTAAGCTGGATTAAGATGACCAAATTAGAGTATGAAGAGATTGCCTTAGACTTAACACCTGTGATTGAAGAATTGACGAATGCAGGCTTTCTACAGACAG AATCTGAGTTGCAAGAACTCTCTGAAGTGCTTGAACTCCTTTCTGCTCCTGAACTAAAATCCCTAGCCAAGACCTTCCACTTGGTGAATCCCAATGGACAGAAACAGCAGCTGGTGGACGCCTTTCTCAAATTGGCCAAACAGCGTTCAGTCTGCACTTGGGGCAAGAATAAGCCTGGAATTGGTGCAGTGattttaaaaaggttttgttGGCTATTGTTacagtaa
- the FAN1 gene encoding fanconi-associated nuclease 1 isoform a (isoform a is encoded by transcript variant 1): MMSEGKPPDKKRPRRSLSISKNKKKASNSIISCFNNAPPAKLACPVCSKMVPRYDLNRHLDEMCANNDFVQVDPGQVGLINSNVSMVDLTSVTLEDVTPKKSPPPKTNLTPGQSDSAKREVKQKISPYFKSNDVVCKNQDELRNRSVKVICLGSLASKLSRKYVKAKKSIDKDEEFAGSSPQSSKSTVVKSLIDNSSEIEDEDQILENSSQKENVFKCDSLKEECIPEHMVRGSKIMEAESQKATRECEKSALTPGFSDNAIMLFSPDFTLRNTLKSTSEDSLVKQECIKEVVEKREACHCEEVKMTVASEAKIQLSDSEAKSHSSADDASAWSNIQEAPLQDDSCLNNDIPHSIPLEQGSSCNGPGQTTGHPYYLRSFLVVLKTVLENEDDMLLFDEQEKGIVTKFYQLSATGQKLYVRLFQRKLSWIKMTKLEYEEIALDLTPVIEELTNAGFLQTESELQELSEVLELLSAPELKSLAKTFHLVNPNGQKQQLVDAFLKLAKQRSVCTWGKNKPGIGAVILKRAKALAGQSVRICKGPRAVFSRILLLFSLTDSMEDEDAACGGQGQLSTVLLVNLGRMEFPSYTINRKTHIFQDRDDLIRYAAATHMLSDISSAMANGNWEEAKELAQCAKRDWNRLKNHPSLRCHEDLPLFLRCFTVGWIYTRILSRFVEILQRLHMYEEAVRELESLLSQRIYCPDSRGRWWDRLALNLHQHLKRLEPTIKCITEGLADPEVRTGHRLSLYQRAVRLRESPSCKKFKHLFQQLPEMAVQDVKHVTITGRLCPQRGMCKSVFVMEAGEAADPTTVLCSVEELALAHYRRSGFDQGIHGEGSTFSTLYGLLLWDIIFMDGIPDVFRNACQAFPLDLCTDSFFTSRRPALEARLQLIHDAPEESLRAWVAATWHEQEGRVASLVSWDRFTSLQQAQDLVSCLGGPVLSGVCRHLAADFRHCRGGLPDLVVWNSQSRHFKLVEVKGPNDRLSHKQMIWLAELQKLGAEVEVCHVVAVGAKSQSLS, from the exons ATGATGTCAGAAGGGAAACCTCCTGACAAAAAAAGGCCTCGTAGAAGCTTATCAATCagcaagaataagaaaaaagcatCTAATTCTATTATTTCGTGTTTTAACAATGCACCACCTGCTAAACTTGCCTGCCCCGTTTGCAGTAAAATGGTGCCTAGATATGACTTAAACCGGCACCTTGATGAAATGTGTGCTAACAATGACTTCGTTCAAGTGGATCCAGGGCAGGTTGGCTTAATAAATTCAAATGTGTCTATGGTAGATTTAACCAGTGTTACCTTAGAAGATGTAACACCTAAGAAGTCACCACCACCAAAGACAAATTTAACCCCTGGCCAAAGTGATTCAGCAAAAAGGGAAGTAAAGCAGAAGATCAGTCCCTACTTTAAAAGTAATGATGTGGTGTGCAAAAATCAAGATGAGCTGAGAAATCGTAGTGTGAAAGTCATTTGTTTGGGAAGCCTAGCATCTAAATTGTCCAGAAAATACGTAAAGGCTAAAAAATCAATAGATAAGGATGAAGAATTTGCCGGTTCTAGTCCACAGAGTTCCAAATCCACAGTTGTTAAGAGCCTGATTGATAACTCTTCAGAAATTGAGGACGAGGATCAAATTTTGGAGAACAGTTCTCAAAAAGAAAACGTGTTTAAATGTGATTCTCTAAAGGAAGAGTGCATTCCTGAACATATGGTAAGAGGAAGTAAAATAATGGAAGCCGAAAGCCAAAAGGCTACCCGGGAATGTGAGAAATCAGCCCTCACCCCTGGATTCTCAGATAATGCGATCATGTTATTCTCACCAGATTTCACTCTTAGGAATACATTAAAGTCTACTTCAGAAGACAGTCTTGTAAAGCAAGAGTGTATCAAAGAAGTGGTTGAAAAACGTGAGGCATGTCATTGTGAAGAAGTAAAAATGACTGTTGCTTCAGAAGCTAAAATACAGCTGTCAGATTCAGAGGCAAAATCTCATAGTTCTGCAGATGATGCTTCTGCATGGAGTAACATCCAAGAGGCTCCTCTGCAGGATGACAGTTGCTTAAACAATGATATCCCTCACAGCATTCCTTTGGAGCAGGGGTCAAGCTGCAATGGTCCTGGTCAAACAACCGGTCATCCTTACTACCTTCGGAGTTTCCTTGTGGTGCTGAAAACCGTACTTGAGAATGAAGATGATATGTTGCTCTTTGATGAGCAGGAGAAGGGAATTGTAACTAAATTTTATCAGTTATCAG CTACTGGTCAGAAGTTATATGTAAGGCTCTTTCAACGTAAATTAAGCTGGATTAAGATGACCAAATTAGAGTATGAAGAGATTGCCTTAGACTTAACACCTGTGATTGAAGAATTGACGAATGCAGGCTTTCTACAGACAG AATCTGAGTTGCAAGAACTCTCTGAAGTGCTTGAACTCCTTTCTGCTCCTGAACTAAAATCCCTAGCCAAGACCTTCCACTTGGTGAATCCCAATGGACAGAAACAGCAGCTGGTGGACGCCTTTCTCAAATTGGCCAAACAGCGTTCAGTCTGCACTTGGGGCAAGAATAAGCCTGGAATTGGTGCAGTGattttaaaaag AGCCAAAGCCTTGGCTGGACAGTCAGTACGAATCTGTAAAGGCCCCAGGGCTGTGTTTTCCCGCATCTTGCTACTGTTTTCGTTGACCGACTCAATGGAAGATGAAGACGCCGCTTGTGGAGGTCAGGGACAGCTTTCAACAGTCCTGTTGGTCAACCTCGGCCGAATGGAGTTTCCTAGTTACACCATCAATCGGAAAACCCACATCTTCCAAGACAGAGATGATCTTATCAG ATATGCAGCAGCCACGCACATGCTGAGTGACATTTCTTCCGCAATGGCCAATGGGAACTGGGAAGAAGCTAAGGAGCTCGCTCAGTGTGCAAAAAGGGATTGGAACAGACTGAAAAACCACCCTTCTCTGAG ATGCCACGAAGATTTACCACTCTTCCTGCGGTGTTTCACTGTTGGGTGGATTTATACAAGGATTTTGTCTCGGTTTGTGGAAATACTGCAGAGACTTCACATGTATGAG GAAGCCGTCAGAGAACTTGAAAGCCTTTTGTCTCAGAGAATTTATTGTCCTGACAGCAGAGGCCGATGGTGGGATCGACTGGCCCTTAATTTACACCAGCACTTGAAGCGCCTGGAACCG ACTATCAAGTGCATCACAGAGGGGCTGGCGGATCCGGAAGTCAGAACGGGACACCGCCTTTCACTGTATCAGCGAGCCGTGCGCCTGCGAGAGTCTCCGAGCTGTAAAAAGTTCAAGCACCTCTTCCAGCAGCTCCCAGAAATGGCTGTGCAAGATGTGAAACAC GTGACCATCACAGGCAGGCTGTGCCCACAGCGTGGGATGTGCAAGTCTGTGTTTGTGATGGAGGCCGGGGAGGCCGCTGACCCCACCACGGTCCTGTGCTCTGTGGAGGAGCTGGCACTGGCCCATTACAGACGCAGCGGTTTTGACCAGG GGATTCATGGCGAAGGGTCCACCTTCAGCACCCTGTATGGCCTCCTCCTGTGGGACATCATCTTCATGGATGGGATTCCGGATGTCTTCAGAAACGCCTGTCAG GCATTCCCCCTGGACTTGTGCACAGACAGCTTCTTCACAAGCAGACGCCCAGCCCTTGAGGCCAGGCTGCAGCTGATTCATGATGCCCCCGAGGAGAGCCTGCGGGCCTGGGTGGCAGCCACGTGGCATGAGCAGGAAGGCAGAGTGGCTTCCCTTGTCAGCTGGGATCGCTTCACGTCTCTTCAGCAAGCTCAG GATCTTGTCTCCTGCCTGGGGGGCCCTGTGCTCAGTGGTGTGTGCAGGCACCTGGCTGCTGACTTTCGACACTGTCGAGGGGGCCTCCCCGACCTGGTGGTGTGGAACTCCCAGAGCCGTCACTTTAAG
- the FAN1 gene encoding fanconi-associated nuclease 1 isoform X1, translated as MMSEGKPPDKKRPRRSLSISKNKKKASNSIISCFNNAPPAKLACPVCSKMVPRYDLNRHLDEMCANNDFVQVDPGQVGLINSNVSMVDLTSVTLEDVTPKKSPPPKTNLTPGQSDSAKREVKQKISPYFKSNDVVCKNQDELRNRSVKVICLGSLASKLSRKYVKAKKSIDKDEEFAGSSPQSSKSTVVKSLIDNSSEIEDEDQILENSSQKENVFKCDSLKEECIPEHMVRGSKIMEAESQKATRECEKSALTPGFSDNAIMLFSPDFTLRNTLKSTSEDSLVKQECIKEVVEKREACHCEEVKMTVASEAKIQLSDSEAKSHSSADDASAWSNIQEAPLQDDSCLNNDIPHSIPLEQGSSCNGPGQTTGHPYYLRSFLVVLKTVLENEDDMLLFDEQEKGIVTKFYQLSATGQKLYVRLFQRKLSWIKMTKLEYEEIALDLTPVIEELTNAGFLQTESELQELSEVLELLSAPELKSLAKTFHLVNPNGQKQQLVDAFLKLAKQRSVCTWGKNKPGIGAVILKRAKALAGQSVRICKGPRAVFSRILLLFSLTDSMEDEDAACGGQGQLSTVLLVNLGRMEFPSYTINRKTHIFQDRDDLIRYAAATHMLSDISSAMANGNWEEAKELAQCAKRDWNRLKNHPSLRCHEDLPLFLRCFTVGWIYTRILSRFVEILQRLHMYEEAVRELESLLSQRIYCPDSRGRWWDRLALNLHQHLKRLEPTIKCITEGLADPEVRTGHRLSLYQRAVRLRESPSCKKFKHLFQQLPEMAVQDVKHVTITGRLCPQRGMCKSVFVMEAGEAADPTTVLCSVEELALAHYRRSGFDQGKGDVIGEDVQMPVKTERYSRPEMVRNRRIECTFKAPRDVETGHSLEEEAGWDVGALKCFQLSHEPEKHTIPFPE; from the exons ATGATGTCAGAAGGGAAACCTCCTGACAAAAAAAGGCCTCGTAGAAGCTTATCAATCagcaagaataagaaaaaagcatCTAATTCTATTATTTCGTGTTTTAACAATGCACCACCTGCTAAACTTGCCTGCCCCGTTTGCAGTAAAATGGTGCCTAGATATGACTTAAACCGGCACCTTGATGAAATGTGTGCTAACAATGACTTCGTTCAAGTGGATCCAGGGCAGGTTGGCTTAATAAATTCAAATGTGTCTATGGTAGATTTAACCAGTGTTACCTTAGAAGATGTAACACCTAAGAAGTCACCACCACCAAAGACAAATTTAACCCCTGGCCAAAGTGATTCAGCAAAAAGGGAAGTAAAGCAGAAGATCAGTCCCTACTTTAAAAGTAATGATGTGGTGTGCAAAAATCAAGATGAGCTGAGAAATCGTAGTGTGAAAGTCATTTGTTTGGGAAGCCTAGCATCTAAATTGTCCAGAAAATACGTAAAGGCTAAAAAATCAATAGATAAGGATGAAGAATTTGCCGGTTCTAGTCCACAGAGTTCCAAATCCACAGTTGTTAAGAGCCTGATTGATAACTCTTCAGAAATTGAGGACGAGGATCAAATTTTGGAGAACAGTTCTCAAAAAGAAAACGTGTTTAAATGTGATTCTCTAAAGGAAGAGTGCATTCCTGAACATATGGTAAGAGGAAGTAAAATAATGGAAGCCGAAAGCCAAAAGGCTACCCGGGAATGTGAGAAATCAGCCCTCACCCCTGGATTCTCAGATAATGCGATCATGTTATTCTCACCAGATTTCACTCTTAGGAATACATTAAAGTCTACTTCAGAAGACAGTCTTGTAAAGCAAGAGTGTATCAAAGAAGTGGTTGAAAAACGTGAGGCATGTCATTGTGAAGAAGTAAAAATGACTGTTGCTTCAGAAGCTAAAATACAGCTGTCAGATTCAGAGGCAAAATCTCATAGTTCTGCAGATGATGCTTCTGCATGGAGTAACATCCAAGAGGCTCCTCTGCAGGATGACAGTTGCTTAAACAATGATATCCCTCACAGCATTCCTTTGGAGCAGGGGTCAAGCTGCAATGGTCCTGGTCAAACAACCGGTCATCCTTACTACCTTCGGAGTTTCCTTGTGGTGCTGAAAACCGTACTTGAGAATGAAGATGATATGTTGCTCTTTGATGAGCAGGAGAAGGGAATTGTAACTAAATTTTATCAGTTATCAG CTACTGGTCAGAAGTTATATGTAAGGCTCTTTCAACGTAAATTAAGCTGGATTAAGATGACCAAATTAGAGTATGAAGAGATTGCCTTAGACTTAACACCTGTGATTGAAGAATTGACGAATGCAGGCTTTCTACAGACAG AATCTGAGTTGCAAGAACTCTCTGAAGTGCTTGAACTCCTTTCTGCTCCTGAACTAAAATCCCTAGCCAAGACCTTCCACTTGGTGAATCCCAATGGACAGAAACAGCAGCTGGTGGACGCCTTTCTCAAATTGGCCAAACAGCGTTCAGTCTGCACTTGGGGCAAGAATAAGCCTGGAATTGGTGCAGTGattttaaaaag AGCCAAAGCCTTGGCTGGACAGTCAGTACGAATCTGTAAAGGCCCCAGGGCTGTGTTTTCCCGCATCTTGCTACTGTTTTCGTTGACCGACTCAATGGAAGATGAAGACGCCGCTTGTGGAGGTCAGGGACAGCTTTCAACAGTCCTGTTGGTCAACCTCGGCCGAATGGAGTTTCCTAGTTACACCATCAATCGGAAAACCCACATCTTCCAAGACAGAGATGATCTTATCAG ATATGCAGCAGCCACGCACATGCTGAGTGACATTTCTTCCGCAATGGCCAATGGGAACTGGGAAGAAGCTAAGGAGCTCGCTCAGTGTGCAAAAAGGGATTGGAACAGACTGAAAAACCACCCTTCTCTGAG ATGCCACGAAGATTTACCACTCTTCCTGCGGTGTTTCACTGTTGGGTGGATTTATACAAGGATTTTGTCTCGGTTTGTGGAAATACTGCAGAGACTTCACATGTATGAG GAAGCCGTCAGAGAACTTGAAAGCCTTTTGTCTCAGAGAATTTATTGTCCTGACAGCAGAGGCCGATGGTGGGATCGACTGGCCCTTAATTTACACCAGCACTTGAAGCGCCTGGAACCG ACTATCAAGTGCATCACAGAGGGGCTGGCGGATCCGGAAGTCAGAACGGGACACCGCCTTTCACTGTATCAGCGAGCCGTGCGCCTGCGAGAGTCTCCGAGCTGTAAAAAGTTCAAGCACCTCTTCCAGCAGCTCCCAGAAATGGCTGTGCAAGATGTGAAACAC GTGACCATCACAGGCAGGCTGTGCCCACAGCGTGGGATGTGCAAGTCTGTGTTTGTGATGGAGGCCGGGGAGGCCGCTGACCCCACCACGGTCCTGTGCTCTGTGGAGGAGCTGGCACTGGCCCATTACAGACGCAGCGGTTTTGACCAGG GGAAGGGTGATGTTATTGGGGAAGACGTGCAAATGCCAGTGAAGACAGAGAGATACAGTAGGCCTGAAATGGTTAGAAATAGAAGAATAGAATGCACATTCAAGGCCCCGAGAGACGTGGAAACTGGACACTCGCTGGAGGAGGAAGCAGGCTGGGACGTGGGAGCGCTGAAATGCTTTCAGTTGAGCCATGAGCCTGAAAAACACACGATTCCTTTCCCAGAGTAG
- the FAN1 gene encoding fanconi-associated nuclease 1 isoform X2: MRSYRIPLLVISSQESKTTGQKLYVRLFQRKLSWIKMTKLEYEEIALDLTPVIEELTNAGFLQTESELQELSEVLELLSAPELKSLAKTFHLVNPNGQKQQLVDAFLKLAKQRSVCTWGKNKPGIGAVILKRAKALAGQSVRICKGPRAVFSRILLLFSLTDSMEDEDAACGGQGQLSTVLLVNLGRMEFPSYTINRKTHIFQDRDDLIRYAAATHMLSDISSAMANGNWEEAKELAQCAKRDWNRLKNHPSLRCHEDLPLFLRCFTVGWIYTRILSRFVEILQRLHMYEEAVRELESLLSQRIYCPDSRGRWWDRLALNLHQHLKRLEPTIKCITEGLADPEVRTGHRLSLYQRAVRLRESPSCKKFKHLFQQLPEMAVQDVKHVTITGRLCPQRGMCKSVFVMEAGEAADPTTVLCSVEELALAHYRRSGFDQGIHGEGSTFSTLYGLLLWDIIFMDGIPDVFRNACQAFPLDLCTDSFFTSRRPALEARLQLIHDAPEESLRAWVAATWHEQEGRVASLVSWDRFTSLQQAQDLVSCLGGPVLSGVCRHLAADFRHCRGGLPDLVVWNSQSRHFKLVEVKGPNDRLSHKQMIWLAELQKLGAEVEVCHVVAVGAKSQSLS; encoded by the exons ATGAGGTCATATAGAATCCCACTTTTGGTGATTTCAAGTCAAGAAAGTAAAA CTACTGGTCAGAAGTTATATGTAAGGCTCTTTCAACGTAAATTAAGCTGGATTAAGATGACCAAATTAGAGTATGAAGAGATTGCCTTAGACTTAACACCTGTGATTGAAGAATTGACGAATGCAGGCTTTCTACAGACAG AATCTGAGTTGCAAGAACTCTCTGAAGTGCTTGAACTCCTTTCTGCTCCTGAACTAAAATCCCTAGCCAAGACCTTCCACTTGGTGAATCCCAATGGACAGAAACAGCAGCTGGTGGACGCCTTTCTCAAATTGGCCAAACAGCGTTCAGTCTGCACTTGGGGCAAGAATAAGCCTGGAATTGGTGCAGTGattttaaaaag AGCCAAAGCCTTGGCTGGACAGTCAGTACGAATCTGTAAAGGCCCCAGGGCTGTGTTTTCCCGCATCTTGCTACTGTTTTCGTTGACCGACTCAATGGAAGATGAAGACGCCGCTTGTGGAGGTCAGGGACAGCTTTCAACAGTCCTGTTGGTCAACCTCGGCCGAATGGAGTTTCCTAGTTACACCATCAATCGGAAAACCCACATCTTCCAAGACAGAGATGATCTTATCAG ATATGCAGCAGCCACGCACATGCTGAGTGACATTTCTTCCGCAATGGCCAATGGGAACTGGGAAGAAGCTAAGGAGCTCGCTCAGTGTGCAAAAAGGGATTGGAACAGACTGAAAAACCACCCTTCTCTGAG ATGCCACGAAGATTTACCACTCTTCCTGCGGTGTTTCACTGTTGGGTGGATTTATACAAGGATTTTGTCTCGGTTTGTGGAAATACTGCAGAGACTTCACATGTATGAG GAAGCCGTCAGAGAACTTGAAAGCCTTTTGTCTCAGAGAATTTATTGTCCTGACAGCAGAGGCCGATGGTGGGATCGACTGGCCCTTAATTTACACCAGCACTTGAAGCGCCTGGAACCG ACTATCAAGTGCATCACAGAGGGGCTGGCGGATCCGGAAGTCAGAACGGGACACCGCCTTTCACTGTATCAGCGAGCCGTGCGCCTGCGAGAGTCTCCGAGCTGTAAAAAGTTCAAGCACCTCTTCCAGCAGCTCCCAGAAATGGCTGTGCAAGATGTGAAACAC GTGACCATCACAGGCAGGCTGTGCCCACAGCGTGGGATGTGCAAGTCTGTGTTTGTGATGGAGGCCGGGGAGGCCGCTGACCCCACCACGGTCCTGTGCTCTGTGGAGGAGCTGGCACTGGCCCATTACAGACGCAGCGGTTTTGACCAGG GGATTCATGGCGAAGGGTCCACCTTCAGCACCCTGTATGGCCTCCTCCTGTGGGACATCATCTTCATGGATGGGATTCCGGATGTCTTCAGAAACGCCTGTCAG GCATTCCCCCTGGACTTGTGCACAGACAGCTTCTTCACAAGCAGACGCCCAGCCCTTGAGGCCAGGCTGCAGCTGATTCATGATGCCCCCGAGGAGAGCCTGCGGGCCTGGGTGGCAGCCACGTGGCATGAGCAGGAAGGCAGAGTGGCTTCCCTTGTCAGCTGGGATCGCTTCACGTCTCTTCAGCAAGCTCAG GATCTTGTCTCCTGCCTGGGGGGCCCTGTGCTCAGTGGTGTGTGCAGGCACCTGGCTGCTGACTTTCGACACTGTCGAGGGGGCCTCCCCGACCTGGTGGTGTGGAACTCCCAGAGCCGTCACTTTAAG